From a region of the Acinetobacter calcoaceticus genome:
- a CDS encoding nitrous oxide reductase family maturation protein NosD yields the protein MNTLRLTTLALGLMVSGVAAAQTYVVDRYQDDSNKGSLRWAIEQANANPTDASEILIQAVGKAPYAIKLNGALPEIKAPVKIIGTQWDKTGEYIAIDGSNYIKGEGAKACPGANPEQYGTNVRTMTLPGLVLRDVNNVTLKGLDIHRFCIGVLINRSSNNLIQHNRISNNYGGAGVMLTGDDGQGNPTATTTNNNKVLDNIFQDNGDGLELTRGAAFNLIANNHFVSTKANPEPSQGIEILWGNDNAVVGNKFENYSDGLQINWGKRNYIAYNEMTNNSIGFNMTGDGNILDSNRVHGNRIGVAIRSEKDANAKITLTKNLIWDNGKDIKRCEAGGSCVPNQRLGAIVFGVPALEHEGFVGSRGGGVVVDPSKQQKTCTQPNQQGCNAQPNQAIKAPKLTANNGSVAVEINGLPNQRYQVEFFGNQNAASKEAEQYLGAATVATDAQGNAKANWKPTVKVASITANITDRFGATSELSSAVQIK from the coding sequence ATGAATACATTACGTTTAACTACTCTTGCATTAGGTTTGATGGTTTCAGGTGTAGCCGCTGCGCAGACTTATGTTGTTGACCGTTATCAGGACGATAGCAATAAAGGTTCTTTACGTTGGGCAATTGAGCAAGCCAATGCTAACCCAACCGATGCGAGCGAAATCTTGATTCAGGCAGTGGGCAAAGCACCTTATGCAATCAAATTAAACGGTGCACTTCCTGAAATTAAAGCGCCAGTCAAAATCATTGGCACCCAGTGGGATAAAACTGGTGAATATATCGCGATTGATGGTTCAAATTATATTAAAGGCGAAGGTGCGAAAGCTTGCCCAGGCGCAAACCCTGAACAGTATGGGACCAATGTGCGTACGATGACTTTACCGGGCTTAGTACTACGCGATGTAAATAACGTTACTTTAAAAGGACTGGATATTCATCGTTTCTGTATTGGTGTATTGATTAATCGTTCAAGCAACAACCTCATTCAACACAACCGTATTAGCAATAACTACGGTGGTGCGGGTGTCATGCTTACTGGTGATGATGGACAAGGTAACCCAACTGCAACCACCACCAATAACAACAAAGTATTGGATAATATTTTCCAAGACAATGGCGATGGTTTAGAACTAACCCGTGGTGCTGCATTTAACTTAATTGCAAATAACCATTTTGTTTCAACCAAAGCAAATCCAGAGCCGTCACAAGGTATTGAAATTTTGTGGGGTAATGACAATGCCGTAGTCGGTAATAAATTCGAAAACTATTCGGATGGCTTACAGATTAACTGGGGTAAGCGTAACTATATTGCCTACAACGAAATGACCAATAACTCGATTGGTTTTAACATGACAGGCGATGGCAACATTCTTGATAGCAATAGAGTTCATGGTAACCGTATTGGTGTCGCGATTCGTTCGGAAAAAGATGCAAATGCAAAAATTACATTGACTAAAAACCTGATTTGGGACAATGGTAAAGATATTAAACGCTGTGAAGCTGGCGGTTCATGTGTACCCAATCAGCGTTTAGGTGCAATTGTATTTGGTGTACCTGCACTTGAGCACGAAGGATTTGTAGGTTCTCGTGGTGGTGGTGTAGTTGTTGATCCATCGAAACAACAGAAAACATGTACTCAGCCAAATCAACAAGGCTGTAATGCTCAACCTAACCAAGCAATTAAAGCACCTAAATTAACCGCTAATAATGGTTCAGTTGCTGTAGAAATTAATGGTTTACCAAATCAACGTTATCAAGTTGAGTTCTTTGGAAATCAAAATGCAGCATCAAAAGAAGCTGAGCAATATTTAGGAGCTGCTACTGTTGCTACAGATGCGCAAGGTAATGCAAAAGCGAATTGGAAGCCAACTGTAAAAGTTGCCTCAATTACAGCGAATATCACTGATCGCTTTGGAGCGACGTCTGAACTTAGTTCGGCCGTACAAATTAAATAA
- a CDS encoding carbohydrate porin, producing MPNLMKLSVLTIAVLGSQFALANEPWSQDRQWLLGDWNGERQQLEQQGYKFTASIMSQAATNLDGGYNDSNTFENAAQLSLGANFDLEKIAGWKDTTASLVVTKRDGNALTLERIKDPRSSQLGNAQEIYGRGKIWRLSQAWVKKGFADNTVQVKVGRMGMSEDFNGSQCEFQNLLLCGGQLGKSIGSIWYNSPVGVWAANVKYQFAPEWTFGIGAYEVNPDNIKTESNSDGFNLDMNNVEGATIPVELAWKPKLAAFNGLPGEYKVGALYSTAEANDIKTAGKVHDGKQSFWINAQQQLTHKGEDPKRGLYVSLNGVVNDKATTFVQSTQQLALWYKGPFDSRPNDSIGFGIANYVVNDRAKDKQIATNESRGYYSYDAIASDYIPIQDDELNVELNYTYQWSPAVMLRPNIQYIHQPAGVKAVDDAWVTGLSVKVNF from the coding sequence ATGCCGAATTTAATGAAACTGAGTGTGTTAACGATTGCTGTATTAGGCAGTCAATTTGCGCTTGCCAATGAGCCGTGGTCACAAGACCGTCAATGGTTACTTGGCGACTGGAATGGTGAACGTCAGCAATTAGAGCAACAGGGTTATAAATTTACTGCTTCTATTATGAGCCAAGCTGCCACAAATTTAGATGGTGGTTACAACGACAGCAATACTTTTGAAAATGCTGCACAACTTTCTTTAGGCGCAAACTTTGATTTAGAAAAAATTGCTGGATGGAAAGATACAACGGCCAGTTTAGTCGTGACTAAACGTGACGGGAATGCATTAACTCTCGAGCGTATTAAAGACCCGCGTTCTAGCCAATTAGGCAATGCTCAAGAAATTTATGGTCGCGGTAAAATCTGGCGTTTATCTCAAGCATGGGTCAAAAAAGGTTTTGCTGATAATACAGTACAGGTCAAAGTCGGTCGTATGGGTATGTCAGAGGACTTTAATGGTTCTCAATGTGAATTTCAGAACTTATTGCTTTGCGGTGGGCAGTTAGGAAAATCAATCGGTTCAATTTGGTATAACTCGCCAGTCGGTGTTTGGGCTGCAAACGTTAAATATCAATTTGCGCCTGAGTGGACTTTTGGAATTGGTGCGTATGAAGTCAATCCAGACAACATTAAAACCGAATCAAATAGTGATGGCTTTAATCTGGATATGAATAACGTAGAAGGTGCAACCATTCCAGTTGAACTTGCATGGAAACCAAAACTTGCTGCTTTTAATGGCTTACCCGGTGAATATAAAGTAGGGGCGTTGTACTCAACCGCAGAAGCGAATGACATTAAAACTGCGGGCAAAGTTCATGATGGAAAACAAAGCTTCTGGATTAATGCTCAGCAACAACTTACCCATAAAGGTGAAGATCCTAAACGCGGTTTATATGTAAGTTTGAACGGTGTGGTAAATGATAAAGCGACGACTTTTGTTCAAAGTACTCAACAACTTGCCCTTTGGTATAAAGGGCCATTTGATAGCCGTCCAAACGATTCGATTGGTTTTGGTATTGCCAATTATGTGGTCAATGATCGTGCTAAAGATAAGCAGATCGCAACGAACGAAAGTCGTGGATACTATAGCTATGATGCGATTGCATCTGACTATATTCCAATTCAAGACGACGAGCTAAATGTCGAATTGAACTATACCTACCAATGGTCTCCGGCCGTTATGTTACGTCCAAATATTCAATATATCCATCAACCTGCCGGTGTAAAAGCGGTCGATGACGCTTGGGTGACGGGACTGAGCGTAAAAGTCAATTTTTAA
- the pcaG gene encoding protocatechuate 3,4-dioxygenase subunit alpha, translating into MNNWNFQELKETPSQTGGPYVHIGLLPQQANIEVFENNFNNQLVQDQTQGQRIRLEGQVFDGLGLPLRDVLIEIWQADANGIYPSQADTREQKADPAFQGWGRTGADFETGIWSFNTIKPGATAGRKGSTQAPHIALVIFARGINLGLHTRVYFEDEAEANANDAILNSIEWAPRRQTLIAKRSEENGEVIYRFDIRIQGDDETVFFDI; encoded by the coding sequence ATGAATAACTGGAATTTTCAGGAATTAAAAGAAACTCCATCTCAAACAGGTGGTCCTTACGTTCACATTGGTTTGTTGCCACAACAAGCAAATATTGAGGTTTTTGAAAACAACTTTAATAACCAGCTTGTACAAGACCAAACTCAAGGCCAGCGTATCCGTCTTGAAGGGCAAGTATTTGACGGATTAGGTTTGCCGTTACGTGATGTGCTTATCGAGATTTGGCAGGCCGATGCAAATGGTATTTACCCAAGTCAAGCTGATACACGTGAGCAAAAAGCTGACCCCGCTTTTCAAGGTTGGGGCCGTACAGGTGCAGACTTTGAAACGGGTATTTGGAGCTTTAATACCATTAAACCGGGTGCAACTGCTGGTCGTAAAGGTTCAACTCAAGCACCACATATCGCTTTAGTGATATTTGCTCGTGGTATTAATTTAGGTCTTCATACACGTGTTTATTTTGAAGATGAAGCCGAAGCAAATGCTAATGATGCAATTCTAAATAGCATTGAATGGGCACCGCGTCGCCAGACCCTTATTGCAAAACGTTCTGAAGAAAATGGTGAAGTTATTTACCGCTTTGATATTCGTATTCAAGGTGATGACGAAACCGTATTTTTTGATATTTAA
- the pcaD gene encoding 3-oxoadipate enol-lactonase — MKQTISNRQGKQLAVYTEGLKDAPVLVFSNSLGTDHGMWQPQVNELKNHFNVITYDTRGHGESDVISDTTLQNLAEDVVDILDALNIEKAHFCGISMGGITGLWLGIHYPERFHSITVANSAAKIGQADAWLSRAESVEQNGLAELVKTTHTRWFSEKFDYQHNVVAQTTIQSLANTPAQGYANACRALAHADLRDEIAQIQIPVLLIAGTYDPVTTVTDAEFMQRAINNSQLAKVDASHLSNIEQPQKFTQELTRFIQQL; from the coding sequence GTGAAACAGACTATTAGCAACCGTCAAGGTAAACAGTTAGCTGTATACACTGAAGGTTTAAAAGATGCTCCTGTGCTTGTGTTTTCTAATTCGTTAGGAACAGACCATGGTATGTGGCAACCACAAGTAAATGAACTTAAAAATCATTTCAATGTCATTACATATGACACACGTGGCCATGGTGAAAGCGATGTAATTAGCGACACCACATTGCAAAATTTAGCGGAAGATGTTGTTGATATTTTAGATGCCTTAAATATTGAAAAAGCACATTTTTGTGGCATTTCAATGGGTGGCATTACAGGGCTTTGGTTAGGTATTCATTATCCAGAGCGCTTCCATAGTATTACTGTTGCGAACTCGGCAGCCAAAATTGGGCAGGCTGATGCTTGGTTGAGTCGTGCAGAATCTGTAGAGCAAAATGGTCTGGCTGAATTGGTTAAAACCACACATACCCGTTGGTTTAGTGAAAAATTTGACTATCAACATAATGTTGTTGCACAGACGACCATTCAAAGTCTTGCAAATACACCAGCACAAGGTTATGCCAATGCATGTCGTGCTTTAGCGCATGCCGATTTAAGAGATGAAATTGCACAAATCCAAATTCCGGTGCTGCTGATTGCAGGAACATACGATCCGGTGACTACAGTAACAGATGCTGAGTTTATGCAGCGAGCGATTAACAACAGTCAACTTGCGAAAGTGGATGCATCACATCTTTCTAATATTGAGCAACCGCAAAAATTTACTCAGGAACTAACTCGGTTTATTCAACAGCTCTAG
- the pcaH gene encoding protocatechuate 3,4-dioxygenase subunit beta, which produces MSQHSWGAYAQRNTEDHPPAYAEGYKTSVLRSPKNALISINETLTEVTSPHFSSNLFGPKDNDLILNYAKDGLPIGERVIVHGYVRDQFGRPVKNALLEVWQANASGRYRHPNDKYIGAMDPNFGGCGRTLTDENGFYIFRTIKPGPYPWRNRINEWRPAHIHFSLIADGWAQRLISQFYFEGDTLIDTCPILKTIPSEDQRRALIALEDKNNFIEADSRCYRFDITLRGRRATYFENDLT; this is translated from the coding sequence ATGTCACAACATAGCTGGGGTGCTTACGCCCAACGTAATACAGAAGATCATCCACCTGCATATGCGGAAGGTTATAAGACAAGTGTTTTACGTTCGCCAAAAAATGCATTGATTTCTATTAATGAGACTTTAACTGAAGTCACTTCACCGCATTTTTCTTCAAATTTGTTTGGACCAAAAGATAACGATTTGATTTTGAACTATGCCAAAGATGGTTTGCCAATTGGTGAGCGTGTCATTGTTCATGGTTATGTTCGCGACCAATTTGGTCGTCCTGTAAAAAATGCACTTTTAGAAGTATGGCAAGCCAATGCTTCTGGCCGTTACCGTCATCCGAATGATAAATATATTGGTGCTATGGACCCTAACTTTGGTGGTTGTGGTCGTACATTAACCGATGAAAATGGCTTTTATATTTTCCGTACCATTAAACCGGGTCCATATCCGTGGCGTAACCGCATTAATGAATGGCGTCCGGCACACATCCATTTCTCTTTAATTGCTGATGGCTGGGCTCAGCGTCTAATTTCACAGTTTTATTTTGAAGGCGATACGCTCATCGATACTTGCCCGATCTTAAAAACGATTCCTTCTGAAGATCAACGTCGTGCATTGATTGCACTAGAAGATAAAAACAACTTTATCGAAGCTGATAGCCGTTGTTACCGTTTTGACATCACTTTGCGTGGTCGTCGAGCGACTTACTTCGAAAACGATTTGACTTAA
- a CDS encoding MFS transporter, translated as MASQDYAAPNKSIDAQALINDAPLSKYQWMIAIICFLIIFTDGIDTAAMGFIAPALAQDWGVDRSQLGPVMSAALGGMIIGALVSGPTADRFGRKIVLAVSMLIFGGFTLASAYATNLDNLVVLRFLTGIGLGAAMPNATTLFSEYCPTRIRSLLVTCMFCGYNLGMATGGFISSWLIPTYGWHSLFLLGGWSPLILMILVIFVLPESYRFLIVKGKDPEKVRKILNHIAPTQVQDVSTFYVPEEKTETAQKKNVFGIMFSKPYAKGTLLLWLTYFMGLVVVYLLTSWLPTLMRETGASMERAAFIGGLFQFGGVVSALFIGWAMDKFNPNRVIAIFYFAAGLFAIAVGQSLGNSTLLAVLVLCAGIAINGAQSSMPALSARFYPTQCRATGVSWMTGIGRFGAVVGAWIGAVLLGNDWSFTAILSLLLIPATAAAVAVFVKSLVAHTDAT; from the coding sequence ATGGCGTCTCAGGATTACGCTGCACCAAATAAAAGTATCGATGCTCAAGCACTGATCAATGATGCTCCACTCAGTAAGTATCAATGGATGATCGCAATCATCTGTTTCTTAATTATTTTTACTGATGGTATCGATACTGCTGCGATGGGTTTTATCGCTCCAGCTTTGGCTCAGGATTGGGGCGTTGACCGCTCTCAGTTAGGCCCAGTGATGAGTGCTGCACTTGGTGGAATGATTATTGGAGCTTTGGTTTCTGGCCCAACAGCTGACCGTTTTGGTCGCAAAATTGTTTTAGCTGTTTCAATGCTTATTTTTGGTGGTTTTACCTTGGCATCTGCCTATGCAACAAATCTGGATAACCTTGTTGTATTGCGCTTTTTGACAGGTATTGGGCTGGGTGCAGCTATGCCAAATGCCACTACATTATTTTCTGAATACTGTCCAACACGCATTCGTTCATTACTCGTGACATGTATGTTCTGTGGCTACAACTTAGGTATGGCAACAGGTGGCTTTATTAGTAGTTGGCTGATTCCGACTTATGGCTGGCATAGTTTATTTTTGCTAGGTGGTTGGTCTCCTCTGATTTTAATGATTTTAGTGATTTTCGTTTTACCTGAGTCTTATCGCTTTTTAATTGTGAAAGGTAAAGACCCTGAAAAAGTACGCAAAATTTTAAATCATATTGCGCCAACTCAAGTTCAAGATGTAAGCACTTTTTATGTTCCAGAAGAAAAAACTGAAACCGCTCAAAAGAAAAATGTCTTTGGAATTATGTTTTCTAAACCTTATGCGAAAGGAACACTTTTGCTTTGGTTGACCTATTTCATGGGCTTAGTGGTTGTTTACTTGCTTACAAGTTGGTTACCAACCCTCATGCGTGAAACAGGTGCTTCAATGGAGCGTGCTGCATTCATTGGTGGATTGTTCCAGTTCGGTGGTGTGGTAAGTGCTTTATTTATTGGCTGGGCAATGGACAAGTTCAACCCGAACCGAGTGATTGCTATTTTCTATTTTGCCGCTGGTCTATTTGCAATTGCTGTGGGTCAAAGCTTAGGAAATTCAACTTTACTTGCTGTGTTGGTTCTTTGCGCAGGTATCGCGATTAATGGTGCGCAATCTTCAATGCCAGCTTTAAGTGCACGTTTCTACCCAACTCAATGCCGTGCAACAGGTGTGTCTTGGATGACAGGTATTGGACGTTTTGGTGCGGTAGTTGGTGCTTGGATTGGGGCTGTATTACTGGGTAATGATTGGTCGTTTACCGCCATTCTCAGTTTATTACTAATTCCAGCGACTGCTGCGGCTGTTGCTGTATTTGTTAAATCACTTGTTGCGCATACCGATGCAACTTAA
- the aroD gene encoding type I 3-dehydroquinate dehydratase encodes MKTLLSLSLLALPFFTAQVNAEPVALATQTQPAATAVKTIVPITAKTKEQALAQAQVIANTADADLAEFRIDLLSFASDTKQVIALGHELKKILGNKPMIATIRTKNEGGQLEISDADYGKTYQAYLKNPFMDWLDVEMFRDQKVVSEIVQKAHQKKVLIVMSNHDFQKTPSQDEIEKRLLKQDQMGADVLKIAVMPKSKQDVFTLMNATLKVSQQTTKPLLTMSMGQLGTISRVATANMGGSYSFGMIGEASAPGQIDVTKLKQILKTVQPANP; translated from the coding sequence ATGAAAACATTATTAAGCCTAAGTTTGCTTGCACTCCCATTTTTTACAGCACAAGTGAATGCTGAACCTGTTGCTTTAGCTACTCAAACACAACCTGCGGCTACAGCTGTTAAAACGATTGTTCCGATTACAGCAAAAACCAAAGAACAAGCTTTGGCACAAGCTCAAGTGATTGCAAATACAGCAGATGCTGATTTGGCAGAATTCCGTATCGATTTATTGAGTTTTGCTAGTGACACAAAGCAAGTGATTGCGTTGGGTCACGAATTGAAAAAGATTTTAGGCAATAAGCCAATGATTGCCACAATTCGTACTAAAAACGAAGGTGGCCAACTTGAAATTAGTGATGCGGATTATGGTAAGACTTATCAAGCTTATTTAAAAAATCCGTTCATGGACTGGCTAGACGTTGAAATGTTCCGTGATCAAAAAGTTGTTTCAGAAATCGTTCAAAAAGCACATCAAAAGAAAGTGCTGATTGTCATGTCTAATCATGACTTCCAAAAAACGCCAAGCCAAGATGAAATTGAAAAACGCTTATTAAAACAAGATCAAATGGGGGCAGATGTTCTCAAAATTGCAGTAATGCCAAAATCTAAACAAGACGTTTTTACTCTAATGAATGCGACTTTAAAAGTAAGTCAGCAAACCACTAAACCATTGTTGACCATGTCAATGGGGCAGTTAGGGACGATTTCTCGTGTTGCGACAGCCAATATGGGCGGAAGTTATAGCTTTGGCATGATTGGTGAAGCGTCTGCACCGGGGCAAATTGATGTGACCAAGCTCAAACAGATTTTAAAAACCGTTCAACCAGCAAACCCATAA
- the pcaC gene encoding 4-carboxymuconolactone decarboxylase → MNDEQRYKQGIEVRTEVLGEKHVGRSLQNLNDFNQDFQNFISRYAWGEVWSRPGLPRHTRSLVTIAILLALGREDELRMHLRACFNNGVTKEDLKELILHSSLYAGLPAANAAMHMAEEVFKELGIEVNSVAAKEQD, encoded by the coding sequence ATGAATGATGAACAACGCTATAAACAAGGCATTGAAGTGCGGACTGAAGTTTTAGGTGAAAAACATGTTGGTCGGTCTTTGCAAAACCTAAATGACTTTAACCAAGATTTTCAAAATTTTATTAGTCGTTATGCATGGGGTGAAGTGTGGTCTCGTCCGGGTCTACCACGTCATACACGTAGTTTAGTCACCATTGCAATTTTATTAGCTCTAGGCCGCGAAGATGAACTACGTATGCATTTACGTGCATGTTTCAACAATGGTGTAACTAAAGAAGATTTAAAAGAGTTGATCTTACATAGCTCGCTCTATGCAGGTTTACCTGCTGCAAACGCTGCAATGCATATGGCCGAAGAAGTCTTTAAAGAGTTGGGAATAGAAGTCAACTCAGTTGCAGCGAAAGAACAGGATTAA